From the Syntrophus gentianae genome, the window CAATCTACACCTACACTTATCCCATATGGGCGGGGCTGCTTTCCCCCTTTTTATTGAAAGATCAAATAAGACCGGGGGTATGGATGGCCATATTGGCTGCCTTCGGCGGACTCTACTTGATCATTGTTCCATCACAGGGTCTGGGAGCAACTTCATGGCTGGATCTCTTAGCGCTCTCAGGCGGCATCCTGTCCGGCTGGGCAATTCTCTCCGTCAAGAAACTTCATGAAACGGATACCTCGCGGGCCATTCTTTTTTCCCAATGTTTTTTCGGATTGATTATCGTTGTCGCTCCGGCGCAGGTCGAGGGTTATTCTTTTCCCCCCGTATCCTGGCTTACCCTGCTTGCCATTGGAATTGTTGCCACGATTGCCCAGTTACAGATGACCTATGCCTATAAATTCATCAATGCAACGGAGGGGTCGTTGCTGAGCATGCTCAATCCCGTGATCAATGTCCTGCTGGGAATGATTTTCTTTCATGAACCGCTGACGTTGCGATCCATCCTGGGCTGCACGATCATTCTGATCAGTTGCACTTACGCGGCCATGTTTCAGCATGCTACCGAAGACGTCAGAAGATGAAAATACAATTTATCTTGTCCCTGTAAGCAGGAGACGATCGTGTCATTCATGATGGGAAATCAACAG encodes:
- a CDS encoding DMT family transporter, which encodes MQGTLWMISSAIFFSLMSVLVRIAAEKYGISAWKTSEIRFVMGIVIILVLSIWMRDPLRFVNRPWLLSRGLFGGAAVCIYFYAITQIGIAKATIYTYTYPIWAGLLSPFLLKDQIRPGVWMAILAAFGGLYLIIVPSQGLGATSWLDLLALSGGILSGWAILSVKKLHETDTSRAILFSQCFFGLIIVVAPAQVEGYSFPPVSWLTLLAIGIVATIAQLQMTYAYKFINATEGSLLSMLNPVINVLLGMIFFHEPLTLRSILGCTIILISCTYAAMFQHATEDVRR